One part of the Sphingobacterium sp. LZ7M1 genome encodes these proteins:
- a CDS encoding esterase family protein — protein sequence MKNHLIFLMTLSLVLIGLGGIAQENIGAKETKVSSPIVAADNTVTFNLVAPDAKTVYLTGNWMVQKPQELPRVAMKKDASGLWSVRQDSLGSDLFLYNFIVDGVRINDPLNVYQVRDVGSVFNYFITNDGNADYYKTMSVPHGSMIKQWYPSRINKSERRMTVYTPPGYESSKEKFPVLYLLHGMGGDEDAWPTLGRVAQIMDNLIDEGKVVPMIVVMPNGHTSNSAAPGFSEKGEYNIEFFTPDVGSGDMESNFDEVINFVESNYRVIKNKKNRAIAGLSMGGSHAMFISSFYPNTFGYVGLFSAAYRINDKIKREVYDKFDENLLKQKENDYEIYWIGMGEDDFLYDTGADFRKKLDGIKLDYIYHESKGGHTWSNWRDYLVEFGTFLFRDFD from the coding sequence ATGAAAAATCACCTTATATTTCTAATGACCTTGTCCCTCGTTCTCATCGGTTTGGGCGGAATTGCTCAGGAAAACATTGGCGCTAAAGAGACCAAAGTCAGTTCCCCTATCGTTGCAGCAGACAATACGGTAACCTTTAATTTGGTTGCACCTGACGCAAAAACTGTTTATTTGACGGGAAATTGGATGGTTCAAAAGCCGCAAGAACTGCCTAGGGTTGCAATGAAAAAGGATGCTTCTGGGCTATGGTCGGTTAGACAGGATAGTTTAGGGTCAGACCTATTTCTCTATAATTTTATTGTTGATGGCGTGCGCATAAATGATCCTTTGAATGTATACCAGGTGAGGGATGTGGGTAGTGTCTTCAATTACTTCATAACCAATGATGGAAATGCAGATTATTATAAGACCATGTCCGTGCCTCATGGTTCCATGATCAAGCAGTGGTATCCCTCTCGGATCAATAAATCCGAACGTAGAATGACTGTTTACACCCCGCCAGGTTATGAGTCTTCCAAGGAGAAATTTCCAGTGCTGTATTTATTGCATGGAATGGGAGGGGATGAAGATGCATGGCCAACCCTCGGTCGGGTCGCGCAGATCATGGACAACCTGATTGATGAAGGTAAGGTTGTGCCGATGATCGTAGTGATGCCTAATGGCCATACCAGCAATTCAGCGGCCCCTGGTTTTTCAGAAAAGGGAGAGTATAATATCGAGTTTTTTACGCCCGATGTAGGTTCGGGGGATATGGAATCCAATTTTGATGAAGTCATTAACTTCGTGGAGTCCAATTATAGGGTCATTAAGAATAAGAAAAACCGTGCAATAGCTGGTCTGTCCATGGGCGGATCCCATGCTATGTTTATATCCAGTTTTTATCCGAACACCTTTGGATACGTAGGTTTGTTTTCCGCCGCCTATAGAATCAATGATAAGATAAAAAGAGAGGTCTATGATAAGTTTGATGAAAATCTGCTGAAACAAAAGGAAAATGATTACGAAATATATTGGATAGGTATGGGAGAAGATGATTTTCTTTATGACACTGGAGCTGATTTTAGGAAGAAGTTGGATGGGATAAAATTGGATTATATTTACCATGAATCCAAGGGTGGTCATACTTGGTCTAATTGGAGGGATTATTTAGTGGAATTCGGTACCTTCCTCTTCCGAGATTTCGATTAG